In Syntrophorhabdaceae bacterium, the genomic window GTGGCTTTCCTCCTTAATATACCTCGATGCATAGAACGCATGTTCCATATCGACCGAGCCGCCATCGACAATGGGGGAAATTGCGTCGAAGAACCAGAGATTTTCTTCCCCGGTGAGTGAGCGTATCTTCTCAGTAAGATCTGGGCTTGTCAGCGGCCCCGTTGCGATAATCACAACCCCGGGTGGCACGTCCTTCACTTCTTCCCGGACGATACGGATCAGAGCATGGTCCTCGATCCTTCTCGTCACTCTTTGTGCAAATTTCTCTCGATCCACAACAAGCGCCTTGCCGCCTGGAATGGCAGACTCTTCCGCAGTTTCGATGATAAGAGAGTCAAGTCTTTTCAACTCCTCTTTGATAAGCCCGTGGGCATTGCCCAGGTCCTTTGATTTGAGAGAGTTACTGCAGACAAGCTCCGCAAGGTATTCGGTTTTGTGTGCCGGGGTAGAAGCTTCAGGCCTCATTTCATAGAGGGCTACCGCGCTGCCTCTTCTTGCGATCTGGTATGCAGCCTCAGTACCGGCAAGCCCTCCGCCGATTACTTTGATTTCCATCCACAACCCTTACGAAGACAGAGCGGACTTCTTCTAAAGGAAAAGAGCGTGGGAGCGCCACAAACCGGACAGGGTCCTTCCGCCGGCTCCTTATTTGTAGCAAAAGAACATTTCGGATACTGCGAGCAACTGATAAACCTCTTCTTCTTTTTGGAGGTCTTCTCAACGAGTTTTCCTGTGCACCCTTCCTCGGGGCAGTGAAAACCGAGGGAGTACGCCTCAGTATGTTTGCAATCCGGATAATTGCTGCAGGCAAGAAATCTGCCGAACCGGCCTCTCTTCTCAATGAGGTTTCCACCGCATTTCGGGCAGGTCCCTTTGATCTCCTGTTCCACAACGCTGATAGTTCCGTCCTCACCAACCCTGACATTCTTCTTGTTCTTACATTCTGGCTTTCCCGAGCAGACAAGGTACTCGCCGTTCTTTCCCCATCTGAGAAGCATGTGCTTGCCGCACTGATCACAAATTATATCGGTCTTCTTCTCTTCCTTCTTCAGACTTTTCATGGTCTCTTTTGCTTTGTCCAGTTCCTTTTGGAAAGCGGAATTGAACCTTTGCAGGGTTTTGACCCAATCTTTCTGTCCATCCTCAATAAGATCGAGCCTTTCTTCCACTCTCGCCGTGAAACCGACGTCAACGATCACAGGAAAGAACTCAACCAGGACCTTGTTGACGGTTCTTCCGAGGGGTGTGGGTGCGAGCCTTCCTTTCTCCTTCTTTACGTAATCTCTGTCTTCCACCGTGCTCACAATAGTCGCATAGGTGGACGGTCTTCCGATACCTTTCATCTCAAGGGCTCTGATGAGCGATGCTTCCGAATAACGGGGCGGAGGATTTGTAAAGCGTTGTTTCAAAATGGTATCGACGTGCGAGAGCGTTCCGCCTTTTGCCATGGGGGGAAGCTGTGATCCTTGTTCTTCCTCGTCTGACTTCTCCTCGTAAATTCTTGCGAAGCCGTCAAAGAGCACCCGCTCCCCTTTTGCGACGAAGAGAAAGTCTCCGGTTACTATATTTGCCGTTGTAATTTCGACCTTTTCATGGGCCATCTGGGACGCCACAAACCGTTTCCATATGAGATTATAGAGGGCGAAGAGGTCTTTATCAACGAACTGCTTTACCTTGTCGGGTGTAAGTGACACCGACGTTGGACGTATGGCCTCATGGGCATCTTGAGCGCTTTTCTTGTTCTTGAAGAAATTTGGTTTTTGAGGTACGTATGTTTTTCCGAAGCTATTCTCGATGTAACTCCTCGCTTCGGTGATCGCTTCCATCGATACCCTCACTGAATCCGTTCTCATGTAAGTGATGAGACCTACCTGGCCTTCCTTTCCGATCTCCACGCCTTCATAGAGCTTTTGCGCCAGCATCATCGTTCTTTTGGGCGAAAAGCGAAGCACCCGTGACGCCTCCTGTTGAAGCCTGCTCGTGATAAATGCCGGCTGCGGCACCAGGTCTTTCTCTTTCGTTTCGATATCGGCAATGGTAAACGGCTTACCGGCTATCTGTCTTTTTATCTCCTCGGCTTCTTTTTCCGAGGGCACCCTGATCTTTTCCCCTCCCTTTCTTTCGAGGGTAGCTGTGATTTCTTCCCCTGTCGGGAGCTTGAGCTCGACCTCTATGATCCAGTATTCTTCTTTCTGGAAATTTTCTATTTCTTCTTCCCGGTCACACACGAGCCTGAGCGCCACCGATTGGACCCTCCCCGCGGAAAGCCCATAGCTCAGCTTCTCCCACAGCAATGGACTGATCTTATAGCCCACGAGTCTGTCCAGGATGCGTCGCGCCTTTTGCGCGTTGTATTTCGCCTCGTCCAGGTGAGTCGGCGCCTTCAGGGCGTCAAGTACACCCTTCTTCGTGATCTCGTGAAAAAGGACCCGTTCTATTTCTTTTTTCTTCCCGATCACCTCGGCTACGTGGAAGGCAATGGCTTCTCCCTCCCGGTCGGGGTCTGAACCTATGTATATTTTGTCGGCCTCTTTCCCTGCCTTTTTCAACTCCTCAACGACTTTTGATTTACCCTTGACCGTCATGAAATGAGGCGTAAAATCTTTCTCAATATCGACACCGAGTTTGCTTTTCGGCAAGTCCTTGATATGTCCGTAAGTCGCCTTAATCGTAAAACCTTTGCCAAGGTACTTGGAAAGCGTCTTCATCTTGGTGGGCGACTCAACAACTAAAAGTGATTTTCCCATCTATGTTCTCCTCTGCGGGGGTTCGGTATCGGTCTTCCTCCAGGAATCACCGTCAGTGAACCTGCGCGAGATTTTCAATTTGTTATGTGCGGTGACAGCCACTAAAGCGCCTCTCCCTTCTCTTCTCGGCCGCGCCGTGAAGGAAAGAGACCGCCCCATCCTTCACGAGAACGGAATTTCGTGCTCAGGTATCCTAATCGAAAATAACCCGAAAATCAAATCCATCTCTTTTTTTATCGGAAGTACCGATCTTTGATTACCTTTTCATATAGAACCCGCCCGGCGTTTCGCGGATGAGTTCCTTCATTTCAAGTTTCGTAAGGATAGCCATGACTTGCTTTGCCGCCATGCCGCTCTTTTCGATGACTTCATCCACGTGAATTTTCAGGGCACCGATGATCGAAAAGATGCGCTCTTCCTCCCTGTTGATGTTAGCAGGCTCTTTGGGTTTCAACACAAGACCGGGAAAACAGGTTGATACAATGTCGTCGATATTTTCAACGAGCTTGGCCCCCTGCTTGATCAGGGCATTGGCTCCTCTATATTCGTCACGAAAGACGCTGCCGGGAATCGCCATGACTTCCCTGCCGTATTCGAGACCAAGCCGCGCCGTGATCAGCGAGCCGCTCTTCTTTGATGCTTCGATCACGAGAATACCCTTGGATAACCCTGCTATGATCCTGTTCCGCTCGGGAAAGTGGAATGGAAGCGGCTCTTCCTGCGGGCCGTACTCACTGATCAGAAGACCCTTTTCCGCAATATGCCCGTAGAGTTGTCTATTCTCCGGTGGATAGCACACATCGACACCGCAGCCGAATACGGCAACGGTGCCTCCGTTTCCTTTAACAGCGCCCTTGTGAGCCGATGAATCGATGCCCCTGGCAAAACCGCTCACAACGGTTATTCCCACGGAGGAGAGCGTCTCAGCTATCTTCTCGGCAAGATTCATACCCTCAAAAGTGGCCCTCCGTGAGCCGACTATTGCCAGCATATTGCAGCCGGCGTCGAGGGAACCCTTCTTGTAGAGCACGACCGGCGCGTCAGGAATATGTTTGAGAAGCGGCGGATATTCCGCATCCCGTATGGTCGCGATCCGCCCACCCATGGAATCGAGTACTTTCAGATCGCTTTCGATCTTTCCCCAGCCTTTAAAAGAAGAGGCGGCGCTTCGCACGGCGCCATCTAAGCAGCCCACCTTCTTTTCAAAAAGGTCACCAATATTGTCAAAGCTGAGAGCAATGTCCCTTTTCACTATGTTGCTCACACGCCTCAACCGTGAAAGGGCGATGAGTGCGACTCGTTCATCCATACAGTGAAGAACCTTTCAGCACATCTTATGAGGGTTAGCCTGACCCCGGGTGGTCTCGATGCCGGCCATTCCAACGTTTCACTGGTCTATCTTTCGCTTTTGTCCGGTTTTGAATCCTGAAAAATAGTACGATCCGAGTTCATAGACTTCCTTTACGAAAACTATGCGCGACGTGCCGTCTTTCCACCATCTGTCTTTCTTAAAATAGGAAACCTCTACGGGCTTTATCATGAACAAGGTCTTGGCCTGGCCCCGCGAGGAATCAAAGATGTCATGAAATCTCCTCGAAGCATATTCAGGAACGAGGATGATGACCTTCTTGACTCCCATGGCCTGAAATTTCTCCTTTATCGTGGTGAGCCTGGCATCTTCCTCACCCTCAGCACTTACGGGCTTTACGATATTCTCCTTGATACCCTTGGTCTGAGCCATCTTTGCAACCAGATCGGCTATGCCTATGCCGAAAATCCTGTCCTCTTCAACGTAGATCGCTTTACAGTTCCCGGCCCAGTATTCCCTGAAAGCTTCGGTATAAAGCTCGCCATTTCTGTCCTCCACGAACCTGGGCACAAAGACACTGTCGCTGGGAACTATTTTATCCTCGTATCTCATTTGTTTCGCCATGAGTCTCAGGCTGAAGGGGTGAATAAGCACACCCACAAGCACCATACAGATCACAAGGATGAATACAAGACATCCACAACCTGACTTTCCTTGATTCCCCATTATCCCTCCCTTTGCATACGTGCCCGCCATGTCCTTGAACTACCCTTTCCCGCTCTTTATTTTTTGCCGTACTCGTAAAGAATGATGGAGAGGATCACGAGCGGGGTCGTTTCAGTTCTGAATATGCTTTCTCCCAGGGTGTACGAAGTAAAACCGTTTTCCTTGAGCCAGTCGATTTCAGATTCGTCGATCCCTCCTTCAGGTCCGATTACCACACACATCTCGCCCTTGAGCGATGATGAGAAAAGTCCCTTCAGCGTGTTCTGTTTTTCTTTCTCGTAGAGCACGATACGGTTTTTGACGGAAATGATCATGGGGGCCACGCCCCTCAGCGGTGTAGACGCCCCGATCTCGGGGACGGTAAATCGTCCGGATTGCCGGGAGGCTTCAGCGGCGATCCTTTTCCATCGTTCGAGCTTGCCTTTTTCTTTCTCTTCGAACTTCACGACAGTTCTTTTGAAAATCGTCGGCACGATTTTCTCTACGCCCAGTTCCGTGGCCTTTTCGATCAGCCAGTCCATCCGGGGGCCCTTAATGGGGCTCACGCAGAGCGTCACTTTGGGTCTTTTCTCATCCGGCTTGTGAACTACATCGAGGATCTGCACATAAAGTTCCCTGCTCTTGATGCTGTGTATGACACACCGGTAGAGATACCCTTTTCCGTCAATGAGGTCGATCCTGTCTCCCAACGTTTTTCTGAGAACGGAAACCACATATTTATGCATGGGCCCGGTCACCAGGGCCATGCCGTTCTTCATCTTCAGTTTGTCAACAAATACCCTTCTTACTTCCATGATCATTCTTCCGGAATTTTGTAGAATCGAGATTCGTATAGCCTGTGATATTCGGTCCACCTTTCGTCTTCCATGTTTTCCTTCATGTGTTCCTTAACGCCCATAACTTTGGCGTCGAGGTTATCGAGGTAGTGGACCACAAGCGCTTCAATAAACATCGGTTTCTTCGGAGATCCCCATTCTTCAACACCATGGTGGCTTACAATAATATGGTAGAGGGCATCGGCAAGGTGATCGGGAAAGTCTTTTGTTTCACGGATAAGGTCGCTTAGGATGGTCACGCCTAGCGCGATATGCCCCATCAGTCTTCCTCGGTCCGTGTACCTGAATCCCCTC contains:
- the topA gene encoding type I DNA topoisomerase; the encoded protein is MGKSLLVVESPTKMKTLSKYLGKGFTIKATYGHIKDLPKSKLGVDIEKDFTPHFMTVKGKSKVVEELKKAGKEADKIYIGSDPDREGEAIAFHVAEVIGKKKEIERVLFHEITKKGVLDALKAPTHLDEAKYNAQKARRILDRLVGYKISPLLWEKLSYGLSAGRVQSVALRLVCDREEEIENFQKEEYWIIEVELKLPTGEEITATLERKGGEKIRVPSEKEAEEIKRQIAGKPFTIADIETKEKDLVPQPAFITSRLQQEASRVLRFSPKRTMMLAQKLYEGVEIGKEGQVGLITYMRTDSVRVSMEAITEARSYIENSFGKTYVPQKPNFFKNKKSAQDAHEAIRPTSVSLTPDKVKQFVDKDLFALYNLIWKRFVASQMAHEKVEITTANIVTGDFLFVAKGERVLFDGFARIYEEKSDEEEQGSQLPPMAKGGTLSHVDTILKQRFTNPPPRYSEASLIRALEMKGIGRPSTYATIVSTVEDRDYVKKEKGRLAPTPLGRTVNKVLVEFFPVIVDVGFTARVEERLDLIEDGQKDWVKTLQRFNSAFQKELDKAKETMKSLKKEEKKTDIICDQCGKHMLLRWGKNGEYLVCSGKPECKNKKNVRVGEDGTISVVEQEIKGTCPKCGGNLIEKRGRFGRFLACSNYPDCKHTEAYSLGFHCPEEGCTGKLVEKTSKKKKRFISCSQYPKCSFATNKEPAEGPCPVCGAPTLFSFRRSPLCLRKGCGWKSK
- the dprA gene encoding DNA-processing protein DprA, with product MDERVALIALSRLRRVSNIVKRDIALSFDNIGDLFEKKVGCLDGAVRSAASSFKGWGKIESDLKVLDSMGGRIATIRDAEYPPLLKHIPDAPVVLYKKGSLDAGCNMLAIVGSRRATFEGMNLAEKIAETLSSVGITVVSGFARGIDSSAHKGAVKGNGGTVAVFGCGVDVCYPPENRQLYGHIAEKGLLISEYGPQEEPLPFHFPERNRIIAGLSKGILVIEASKKSGSLITARLGLEYGREVMAIPGSVFRDEYRGANALIKQGAKLVENIDDIVSTCFPGLVLKPKEPANINREEERIFSIIGALKIHVDEVIEKSGMAAKQVMAILTKLEMKELIRETPGGFYMKR
- a CDS encoding RsmE family RNA methyltransferase; translated protein: MEVRRVFVDKLKMKNGMALVTGPMHKYVVSVLRKTLGDRIDLIDGKGYLYRCVIHSIKSRELYVQILDVVHKPDEKRPKVTLCVSPIKGPRMDWLIEKATELGVEKIVPTIFKRTVVKFEEKEKGKLERWKRIAAEASRQSGRFTVPEIGASTPLRGVAPMIISVKNRIVLYEKEKQNTLKGLFSSSLKGEMCVVIGPEGGIDESEIDWLKENGFTSYTLGESIFRTETTPLVILSIILYEYGKK